One genomic region from Paraburkholderia azotifigens encodes:
- a CDS encoding cold-shock protein, with the protein METGTVKWFNDAKGFGFITPDAGGEDLFAHFSEIRIEGFKTLQENQKVTYDVKTGPKGKQAANIKPA; encoded by the coding sequence ATGGAAACCGGTACCGTCAAGTGGTTCAATGACGCAAAGGGCTTTGGCTTCATCACCCCGGACGCTGGCGGCGAAGACCTGTTCGCGCATTTCTCGGAAATCCGCATCGAAGGCTTCAAGACGCTGCAGGAAAACCAAAAGGTTACCTACGACGTCAAGACGGGCCCGAAGGGCAAGCAAGCCGCTAACATCAAGCCGGCTTAA